A genomic region of Plasmodium malariae genome assembly, chromosome: 14 contains the following coding sequences:
- the PmUG01_14076400 gene encoding conserved Plasmodium protein, unknown function produces the protein MVTVKNLNVDLEPYTSLVERKYVPYFILVYQIYSFISIIVLLDYLHEQKIKRSIKTGIFLCFITSVNVGLSLFFLLLYFNVCL, from the coding sequence atggttACTGTCAAAAATTTGAATGTGGATTTAGAACCATATACATCTTTAGTAGAAAGAAAATATGTGCCATATTTTATACTTGTATATCaaatttattctttcatAAGTATTATTGTTTTACTAGATTATTTACATGAACAGAAGATAAAGCGTAGCATCAAAACAGGAATCTTTTTATGCTTCATTACCTCAGTTAATGTAGGATTgtccctttttttcttactgCTATATTTTAACGTATGTTTGTAA
- the PmUG01_14076500 gene encoding conserved Plasmodium protein, unknown function: protein MGRKEYNEFIIPKDQISAFLNSPNIIYDTPDFFDNSLMHVKQTGKDRLRYRIEYLRDGTEIYYKRRIGDFKKYFCCF from the exons atgggaCGAAAGGAATATAACGAATTTATTATACCCAAGGACCAAATCAGTGCATTTCTAAATTCAccaaatataatatatgacaCTCCtgatttttttgataattcTCTTATGCATGTGAAGCAAACAGGAAAGGATAGACTAAGATATCGCATTGAATACTTGAGG GATGGAACAGAAATATACTACAAGCGGAGGATAGGAGACTTTAAGAAGTATTTTTGTTGCTTCTAG